Proteins from one Staphylococcus sp. IVB6214 genomic window:
- the adcA gene encoding zinc ABC transporter substrate-binding lipoprotein AdcA, which produces MKKSLKVVATAALASSLLVACGQSDDNKASSGDKMKVTTTVYPLQSFVEQIGGKHVEVDSIYPKGADLHSFEPSQKDIINASKSDVFVYTGDNLDPVAKKVAGAIKKDDHKLSLEDSLDKTELLTDQHEHDHEGEAHDHDHEGEDHDHEAEGHEHDHESDDHGHAHHHHGGYDPHVWLDPNMDEAFVKAIRDDLSERDPEHKKEYKENADKLLKDLDKLDNKMEKATEGHEGHAVFVSHESLGYLADRYGFVQKGVQSLNAEDPSQKELTKIVDEINETGAKYILYEENVANKVTDTIRKETDAKPLKFNNMEAVSKDQAKDATYQTLMEENIKNIEKALNDKIEVEDEKAADKHSKAIQDGYFKDSQVKDRELSDYAGEWQSVYPLLKDGTLDEVFEHKAEEKGDKSAKEYKEYYDVGYKTDIENIKITDDTMTFTRNGKSVTGTYKYDGKDILDYEGGNRGVRYTFKLDGEGSKDLPKYVQFSDHNIAPVKTGHYHIFMGNDRDKVLKELDNWPTYYPADLSKEEVKEEMLAH; this is translated from the coding sequence AGCTCGTTATTAGTAGCATGTGGTCAGTCTGATGATAATAAAGCTTCTTCAGGCGACAAGATGAAAGTAACAACAACAGTTTATCCGCTCCAATCATTTGTTGAACAAATCGGTGGGAAACACGTCGAAGTGGATTCTATTTACCCTAAAGGTGCGGACTTACATAGTTTCGAGCCATCACAAAAAGATATTATTAACGCGAGTAAATCAGATGTGTTCGTATACACAGGTGATAATTTAGATCCAGTTGCTAAGAAAGTAGCCGGTGCAATCAAGAAAGACGATCACAAGTTATCTCTTGAAGATAGCCTTGATAAGACAGAGTTATTAACAGACCAACATGAACATGATCACGAAGGTGAAGCGCACGATCACGATCATGAAGGCGAAGATCATGACCATGAAGCAGAAGGACATGAACATGATCACGAGTCAGATGATCACGGTCATGCACATCATCATCACGGTGGTTACGATCCACACGTATGGTTAGATCCAAACATGGATGAAGCATTTGTCAAAGCAATTCGTGATGACTTAAGTGAACGTGACCCAGAACACAAAAAAGAATACAAAGAAAATGCTGACAAGTTATTGAAAGATTTAGATAAACTTGATAACAAAATGGAAAAAGCAACAGAAGGTCATGAAGGGCACGCAGTATTCGTATCACACGAATCACTTGGCTACTTAGCAGACCGTTATGGTTTCGTTCAAAAAGGTGTTCAAAGCTTGAATGCAGAAGACCCATCACAAAAAGAATTAACTAAAATTGTAGACGAAATCAACGAAACAGGTGCGAAATACATCTTGTACGAAGAAAACGTCGCAAATAAAGTAACTGATACAATTCGTAAAGAAACAGACGCGAAACCTTTGAAATTTAACAACATGGAAGCTGTTTCAAAAGATCAAGCCAAAGATGCAACTTATCAAACATTAATGGAAGAAAACATCAAAAACATTGAAAAAGCATTGAATGATAAGATTGAAGTTGAAGATGAAAAAGCTGCTGACAAACACTCAAAAGCAATTCAAGACGGTTACTTCAAAGATAGCCAAGTGAAAGACCGTGAGTTATCAGACTATGCGGGCGAATGGCAATCTGTATACCCATTATTAAAAGATGGTACATTAGACGAAGTATTTGAACATAAAGCTGAAGAAAAAGGCGACAAATCAGCAAAAGAATATAAAGAGTACTATGATGTTGGTTACAAAACAGACATTGAAAATATCAAAATTACAGATGACACAATGACATTCACAAGAAATGGCAAATCTGTAACAGGTACGTATAAATATGATGGTAAAGACATCTTAGACTATGAAGGTGGTAACCGTGGCGTACGTTACACATTCAAGTTAGACGGTGAAGGTTCTAAAGACTTACCGAAATATGTACAATTCAGTGACCACAACATTGCACCGGTTAAAACAGGTCACTACCATATCTTCATGGGTAACGACCGTGATAAAGTCTTAAAAGAATTAGACAACTGGCCAACATACTACCCAGCTGATCTTTCTAAAGAAGAAGTGAAAGAAGAAATGTTAGCACACTAA